The Dehalogenimonas lykanthroporepellens BL-DC-9 genome includes a window with the following:
- a CDS encoding conserved hypothetical protein (KEGG: sat:SYN_00394 hypothetical protein): MNRNHRPTEKERLKAMFAGRPRLQREAVTILVMIDMYCGYHHRSPERCEDCRELGEYALQRLDRCPFGEGKTVCALCPVHCYKPEPRQRVREVMRYAGPRMTLRHPLMAVTHVIDRRRKQPLKDGRKS, encoded by the coding sequence ATGAACCGAAATCACCGCCCGACCGAAAAAGAGCGTCTGAAAGCCATGTTCGCCGGCCGTCCCCGTTTACAGCGGGAAGCGGTCACCATCCTGGTGATGATAGATATGTACTGCGGGTACCATCACCGGTCGCCGGAGCGCTGTGAGGACTGCCGGGAACTGGGCGAATATGCCCTGCAACGGCTGGACAGATGTCCCTTCGGCGAGGGCAAAACCGTGTGCGCGTTATGTCCGGTACACTGCTACAAACCGGAACCGCGACAAAGAGTGCGGGAAGTGATGCGGTATGCCGGCCCCCGGATGACGCTCCGTCATCCTTTGATGGCCGTCACCCATGTCATCGACCGGCGGCGCAAACAGCCGCTGAAAGACGGCAGAAAGAGCTAG
- a CDS encoding thiamine-phosphate pyrophosphorylase (KEGG: drm:Dred_0076 thiamine-phosphate pyrophosphorylase~TIGRFAM: thiamine-phosphate pyrophosphorylase~PFAM: thiamine monophosphate synthase), whose protein sequence is MRLPVTDLYAVLSSAHSAGRGNVRTAELLLQAGVRIIQYREKEFPFDRQLAECAEIARLSGLHNACFIVNDSLELALAAGAGGLHLGQSDLPPAVARVRLGRDKIIGYSVTCPAEVDRALAMSDIDYLGVGPVYATATKRDATRPGGLELIDYALRLSPVPVVAIGGIGRHNAAELARRGVPTLAMVTELVGAPDIAERVRELRAVMWGDSPA, encoded by the coding sequence GTGCGTTTGCCGGTAACCGACCTCTACGCCGTTCTGTCCTCGGCTCATTCCGCCGGGCGGGGCAACGTGCGCACCGCGGAGCTTCTGCTCCAGGCCGGTGTCCGCATCATCCAGTACCGGGAAAAGGAATTTCCTTTTGACCGCCAACTGGCTGAATGCGCCGAAATCGCCCGGCTGAGCGGTTTACATAACGCCTGCTTCATCGTTAATGACTCTCTGGAACTGGCCCTGGCCGCTGGCGCCGGCGGGCTACACCTGGGACAGAGCGACCTGCCGCCGGCCGTGGCCCGGGTCCGGCTCGGCCGGGACAAGATAATCGGCTATTCGGTTACCTGTCCCGCTGAAGTTGACCGGGCGCTGGCCATGAGCGACATTGACTATCTCGGTGTCGGCCCGGTGTACGCCACGGCCACCAAGCGCGATGCTACCCGGCCCGGCGGTCTGGAACTCATCGATTACGCCCTGCGTCTGTCACCGGTGCCGGTGGTGGCCATCGGCGGCATCGGCCGGCACAACGCCGCCGAGCTGGCGCGCCGCGGCGTGCCCACCCTGGCCATGGTCACCGAACTGGTCGGCGCCCCTGACATCGCTGAACGGGTGCGGGAGCTGAGGGCGGTGATGTGGGGCGATTCTCCGGCCTGA
- a CDS encoding hypothetical protein (KEGG: fba:FIC_01283 hypothetical protein), translating into MTNQESGGGLLSGLLTGIAIGVALGLLYAPRPGREMRAELRTRAEEMRDRAEDMGEDIRDRVEEFSYDMSSRLRQAVNDAKVCRDQYTGKEVVR; encoded by the coding sequence ATGACCAATCAAGAATCCGGCGGCGGACTGTTGTCCGGCCTGCTGACCGGTATCGCCATCGGCGTCGCCCTGGGTTTGCTCTATGCCCCCCGGCCGGGACGCGAGATGCGCGCCGAACTGAGAACCCGGGCTGAGGAAATGCGCGACCGCGCCGAGGACATGGGCGAAGACATCAGGGATCGCGTGGAAGAATTCAGCTACGATATGAGCAGTCGTCTGCGGCAGGCAGTCAATGACGCCAAAGTCTGCCGTGACCAGTATACCGGAAAGGAGGTTGTACGATGA
- a CDS encoding conserved hypothetical protein (KEGG: mar:MAE_37890 hypothetical protein), which translates to MSNNDTMGGVVLGIIAGAAIGLGIGLLYAPQSGRRTRRNLQRQARGFRERAEHVGEQVRERAEETGKAVKKSADKYRHDMLAKLD; encoded by the coding sequence ATGAGCAACAACGACACCATGGGAGGCGTGGTTCTGGGAATCATTGCCGGCGCCGCCATCGGTCTGGGTATCGGACTGTTGTACGCGCCCCAGTCCGGAAGGCGGACCCGCCGCAACCTCCAGCGACAAGCCCGCGGGTTCCGTGAACGCGCCGAACACGTCGGTGAACAGGTGCGTGAACGCGCCGAAGAAACCGGCAAGGCGGTCAAGAAAAGTGCCGACAAGTACCGGCACGACATGCTGGCCAAGCTGGACTGA
- a CDS encoding phosphopantothenoylcysteine decarboxylase/phosphopantothenate/cysteine ligase (TIGRFAM: phosphopantothenoylcysteine decarboxylase/phosphopantothenate/cysteine ligase~KEGG: det:DET0429 phosphopantothenoylcysteine decarboxylase/phosphopantothenate--cysteine ligase~PFAM: DNA/pantothenate metabolism flavoprotein domain protein; flavoprotein), with protein MILKNKTIILGVTGSVAAYKAVDIASKLTQAGATVEVIMTDSAQRFVTPLSFRAVTNRQPVTSMWDMAGEFSIEHVSLAETADAVLVAPATANTIARIAWGFADDMICSTVLATKAPVIVAPAMNCNMYENAATQKNIQRLKDRGIVIIEPNSGHLACGTEGKGRLPSTDTIIGELSRVLAKECPLAGRKVVVTAGGTREPLDPVRYLGNRSSGKMGHALALAARDAGADVELISTVDFPVSAGIVVTRVETAAEMLSVVRSAVKGAHALIMAAAVADFRPVEASKDKIKKGDNGLDLKLEPTEDILSAVKGDFIRVGFAAETGDLLANARQKLSAKNLDLIVANDVTSPGAGFGAETNKVTLLFRDGRVEELPLMSKREVAERVVREMDEV; from the coding sequence ATGATACTGAAGAATAAAACCATCATCCTGGGCGTTACCGGTTCGGTAGCCGCCTATAAAGCCGTCGATATCGCCTCGAAGCTGACTCAGGCCGGAGCTACAGTGGAAGTAATCATGACCGATTCCGCCCAGCGCTTCGTCACCCCCTTGAGTTTCCGGGCGGTCACCAATCGCCAGCCGGTCACTTCCATGTGGGACATGGCCGGGGAGTTCTCCATAGAGCATGTCTCCCTGGCCGAAACCGCTGATGCTGTCCTCGTCGCCCCGGCCACCGCCAACACCATCGCCCGCATCGCCTGGGGTTTTGCCGATGACATGATCTGCTCCACCGTGCTGGCCACCAAAGCCCCGGTCATCGTGGCGCCGGCGATGAACTGTAATATGTATGAAAACGCCGCCACGCAGAAAAACATCCAAAGGTTGAAAGACCGTGGCATCGTTATCATCGAACCGAACTCCGGCCACCTGGCTTGCGGCACCGAGGGCAAGGGCCGCTTGCCGTCCACCGATACCATCATCGGGGAACTCAGCCGCGTACTGGCCAAGGAATGCCCCCTGGCCGGTCGCAAGGTGGTCGTGACCGCCGGCGGCACCCGGGAGCCGCTGGATCCGGTGCGTTATCTCGGCAATCGTTCTTCGGGTAAGATGGGGCATGCCCTGGCATTGGCGGCAAGGGATGCCGGTGCTGATGTAGAACTGATTTCAACGGTCGATTTTCCGGTATCGGCCGGTATTGTCGTAACCCGTGTCGAAACCGCCGCGGAGATGCTGTCGGTGGTTCGCTCGGCGGTCAAGGGCGCTCATGCCCTCATCATGGCCGCCGCTGTCGCCGATTTCCGTCCGGTTGAAGCGTCCAAAGATAAGATCAAGAAGGGCGACAACGGCCTGGATTTGAAACTGGAACCGACCGAGGACATCCTCTCGGCGGTGAAAGGCGATTTCATCCGGGTCGGCTTCGCCGCCGAGACCGGGGATTTACTGGCAAACGCCCGGCAGAAGCTTTCGGCCAAGAACCTCGACCTCATCGTCGCCAATGACGTCACCTCCCCCGGCGCCGGCTTCGGTGCCGAAACCAATAAGGTTACTCTGCTGTTCAGGGATGGGCGGGTAGAGGAACTGCCGCTCATGAGCAAACGGGAAGTGGCTGAGAGGGTGGTGAGGGAGATGGATGAGGTGTGA
- a CDS encoding AIR synthase related protein domain protein (PFAM: AIR synthase related protein domain protein; AIR synthase related protein~KEGG: deb:DehaBAV1_1340 AIR synthase-like protein) has protein sequence MGAELPEIGKISPDIFREVIFPRLGADDDAVLVGPKHGVDVGIVDVGGQAVSFTTDPVFIVPQYGLERAAWFAIHIIASDSATSGLKPRFLSIDLNLPMETTKQQLETMWQVMHRECEAMGINIVTGHTARYEGCHYPMVGGATMIGTGSLEEYVSPRFARVGDVVIITKGPAIEACGIFAAMFPDIIAEKYGQEFARRAEDIFYKMSVVEDAMTAVSVGVRDNGVSSMHDATECGIWGGLYEVAQAAGLGARIDKDNIVVTEGVPEICDLLGIDPYAAISEGTLIITCRQHKAAEVVSALSAKGIAASVVGELIPPELGMILSTGGREKPLEHPIVDPFWRAFYDTVARVSGEKQG, from the coding sequence ATGGGCGCAGAACTGCCGGAAATCGGTAAGATTTCCCCCGATATTTTCCGTGAGGTTATTTTTCCCCGGCTGGGGGCTGACGACGACGCGGTTCTCGTTGGGCCGAAGCATGGCGTGGATGTCGGCATCGTCGACGTCGGCGGCCAGGCGGTATCCTTCACCACCGACCCGGTTTTCATCGTACCCCAGTACGGCCTGGAGCGGGCGGCCTGGTTCGCCATCCATATCATCGCCTCGGATTCAGCCACCAGCGGTCTCAAACCGCGTTTTTTGTCCATTGACCTCAATCTGCCCATGGAAACAACCAAACAGCAACTGGAAACCATGTGGCAGGTGATGCACCGGGAATGCGAGGCCATGGGTATCAACATCGTCACCGGTCATACCGCCCGCTACGAAGGTTGCCATTACCCCATGGTCGGCGGTGCCACCATGATCGGCACCGGCAGTCTGGAAGAGTACGTCTCCCCGCGCTTCGCCCGGGTCGGCGATGTCGTCATCATAACCAAGGGCCCGGCCATCGAAGCCTGCGGCATCTTCGCCGCTATGTTCCCGGACATCATCGCTGAAAAATACGGGCAGGAATTCGCCCGGCGCGCCGAAGACATCTTCTACAAAATGTCGGTGGTCGAGGACGCCATGACCGCCGTCTCGGTTGGCGTGCGTGACAACGGCGTCAGTTCCATGCACGATGCTACCGAATGCGGCATCTGGGGCGGTCTTTATGAGGTGGCTCAAGCCGCCGGACTCGGCGCCCGGATTGACAAAGACAATATCGTCGTTACCGAAGGCGTACCGGAAATCTGTGACCTGTTAGGCATCGACCCCTACGCCGCCATCAGCGAGGGTACGCTTATTATCACCTGCCGACAGCACAAGGCGGCAGAGGTAGTCTCAGCCCTGTCCGCCAAAGGCATCGCCGCTTCGGTAGTCGGGGAGCTCATCCCCCCGGAGCTGGGGATGATTCTCTCCACCGGGGGTCGGGAAAAACCGCTGGAACACCCCATTGTCGATCCCTTCTGGCGGGCGTTCTACGATACCGTTGCCCGTGTTTCCGGAGAAAAGCAGGGGTAG
- a CDS encoding carbohydrate kinase, YjeF related protein (KEGG: deb:DehaBAV1_0404 carbohydrate kinase, YjeF related protein~TIGRFAM: carbohydrate kinase, YjeF related protein~PFAM: protein of unknown function UPF0031; YjeF-family domain protein) — protein sequence MKLVTSAEMRLLEERAVAAGISLDDLMRRAGAAVAGDIVRVFDPVAGRKILVLAGPGNNGGDGLVAAVHLRQAGASVAVFLPAGHSPEDPVLKSALAGGLDIISFEDDPQLDVFDRLLLESDLIVDALFGTGSLRPISGLTANVLDRVAATRRDNPELAVVAIDLPSGVNADTGDVDPHAIPADLTVSLSHPKRGQFLFPGADYTGSVSIVDIGIPEDADIALDTGLLTDAGIRQILPQRPDDASKGTFGRVMVLAGPAEYAGAPVLTCLAAYRAGAGLVTLSARRSLYPVFAAKLTEVTYLLFPETGDDPAEDAPGYIIPRLDECASLVIGPGLGRTAGTARLMARLLESLPAGLSLVLDADALNILAGQAEWWRRLDRVGVLTPHPKEMSRLTGLTVADIQADRIETARRHAIQWQQVVVLKGAHTVIASAQGEVMVSPFANPGLATAGTGDVLAGIIGALTAQGLSPFDAATAGVYLHALAGERVREELGDSGYLASDLLINIPKAVKTIKETGHASGDRYR from the coding sequence ATGAAGCTGGTTACTTCGGCCGAGATGCGTCTGCTGGAAGAGCGGGCGGTGGCGGCGGGCATTTCACTCGATGATCTGATGCGCCGCGCCGGGGCCGCCGTGGCCGGCGATATCGTTCGAGTGTTCGACCCGGTCGCCGGCCGAAAAATCCTGGTGCTGGCCGGTCCGGGCAACAACGGCGGTGACGGTCTGGTGGCCGCTGTTCACCTGCGCCAAGCCGGCGCTTCCGTCGCCGTGTTTCTGCCGGCCGGGCATTCGCCCGAAGACCCGGTGCTGAAGTCGGCTCTGGCCGGCGGTCTGGATATTATAAGTTTTGAAGATGACCCGCAACTGGATGTCTTCGACCGGCTTCTGCTGGAATCCGACCTTATCGTGGACGCCCTGTTTGGTACCGGCAGTCTGCGGCCTATATCCGGCTTGACGGCCAATGTCCTGGACCGGGTCGCCGCTACCCGCCGGGATAATCCGGAACTGGCCGTGGTCGCCATAGACCTGCCCTCAGGCGTGAACGCCGACACCGGCGATGTCGACCCTCATGCGATACCGGCTGACCTGACCGTTTCGCTGTCTCATCCCAAGCGGGGGCAGTTCCTGTTTCCGGGTGCCGATTATACCGGCTCCGTCAGTATCGTCGATATCGGGATACCAGAGGATGCCGATATCGCCCTGGATACCGGACTGCTGACCGATGCCGGTATCAGGCAGATATTACCGCAACGCCCCGATGACGCCTCCAAAGGCACCTTCGGTCGGGTGATGGTACTCGCCGGCCCGGCGGAATACGCCGGCGCGCCGGTGCTGACCTGTCTGGCGGCTTATCGGGCCGGCGCCGGTCTGGTGACGCTGTCGGCGCGGCGGTCGCTGTACCCGGTGTTCGCTGCCAAACTGACCGAAGTCACCTACCTGCTGTTTCCGGAAACCGGCGATGACCCTGCTGAAGACGCGCCGGGTTACATCATTCCCCGGTTGGATGAATGCGCTTCTCTGGTCATCGGTCCCGGTCTGGGCCGGACCGCCGGCACCGCCCGCCTGATGGCGCGGTTGCTGGAATCCTTGCCCGCCGGATTGTCGCTGGTACTTGATGCCGATGCTCTCAATATTCTGGCGGGACAAGCCGAATGGTGGCGCCGGCTCGACCGGGTCGGTGTACTGACGCCGCATCCGAAGGAGATGTCCCGCCTGACCGGCCTGACGGTTGCAGACATTCAGGCAGACCGGATAGAAACCGCCCGGCGTCATGCCATCCAGTGGCAACAGGTGGTCGTGCTCAAAGGCGCTCACACCGTCATCGCCTCAGCTCAGGGTGAGGTAATGGTATCGCCCTTCGCCAATCCCGGTCTGGCCACTGCCGGTACCGGTGATGTGCTGGCCGGTATCATCGGCGCGCTTACGGCTCAGGGGCTTTCTCCCTTCGATGCCGCTACCGCCGGTGTCTACCTTCACGCCCTGGCCGGGGAGCGGGTGCGGGAGGAGCTGGGTGACTCCGGATACCTGGCTTCCGATTTGCTGATAAACATCCCTAAAGCGGTAAAAACCATTAAGGAGACGGGTCATGCTTCTGGCGATAGATATCGGTAA
- a CDS encoding transcriptional activator, Baf family (TIGRFAM: transcriptional activator, Baf family~KEGG: deg:DehalGT_0369 putative transcriptional acitvator, Baf family~PFAM: Bvg accessory factor): MLLAIDIGNTSISLGVYDGDRLKSSLRVATVVHRLADEYASLLLHLLEINDIAPATIDKVAMCSVVPPLTDAFQELSHRYFKTEPLVVGAGIKTGVKIRMDNPNEVGADRIVNAAAAFSLHRTACIVVDLGTATTFDTVSATGEYLGGAIAPGLNTAAEALSVKTSMLPRIELRRPEKAIGTSTVKAMRSGLFFGYLGLVEALVGRISAELPVTPKVIATGGYAGLLAEDTAVFDAVEPDLTLYGLRLVYYMNRA, from the coding sequence ATGCTTCTGGCGATAGATATCGGTAATACCTCCATTTCACTGGGTGTCTATGACGGCGACCGGCTGAAAAGCTCCCTCCGGGTGGCTACCGTTGTTCACCGCCTGGCGGACGAATACGCTTCTCTTCTGCTTCATCTGCTGGAAATCAACGACATCGCGCCTGCTACCATCGATAAGGTAGCCATGTGTTCGGTGGTGCCGCCCCTGACCGATGCCTTCCAGGAGCTGTCCCACCGTTATTTCAAGACCGAGCCGCTGGTAGTCGGTGCCGGCATCAAAACCGGCGTTAAAATCCGCATGGATAACCCCAACGAGGTCGGCGCCGACCGCATCGTCAACGCCGCCGCCGCCTTCAGTCTGCACCGCACCGCCTGTATTGTGGTCGATCTGGGTACGGCCACCACTTTCGATACCGTTTCCGCCACCGGTGAATATCTCGGCGGCGCCATCGCTCCCGGCCTTAACACCGCCGCCGAGGCTCTCAGCGTTAAAACCTCCATGTTGCCGCGCATCGAACTGCGCCGGCCGGAGAAAGCCATCGGCACTTCCACCGTCAAAGCCATGCGTTCCGGTCTGTTCTTCGGCTATCTCGGCCTGGTGGAAGCGCTGGTCGGGCGCATCTCAGCTGAACTGCCGGTAACGCCGAAAGTCATTGCCACCGGCGGCTATGCCGGACTGCTGGCGGAGGACACCGCCGTGTTCGATGCCGTCGAGCCGGACCTGACGCTCTACGGCTTGCGGCTGGTATACTATATGAACCGGGCCTAA
- a CDS encoding glutaredoxin (Contains selenocysteine~manually curated~PFAM: glutaredoxin; PDZ/DHR/GLGF domain protein~KEGG: ttr:Tter_0505 glutaredoxin-like protein, YruB-family~SMART: PDZ/DHR/GLGF domain protein), whose amino-acid sequence MKVTVYTTQTUPHCHTVKGFLSQQGVPFTEIDVARDQDAARDLVARTGQMAVPVTDIDGHLVIGFDRRQLEYHIAQARSAAPRFGASVADGEKHTGQPGAFVGAVRAGQPAALAGLKPGDVITAIDAVSIGNSADLTRALSGLQQGARVRISFIRDGQSRQAEGRL is encoded by the coding sequence ATGAAAGTAACCGTCTATACCACACAGACCTGACCGCACTGTCATACCGTGAAAGGGTTCCTTTCACAGCAGGGCGTTCCCTTCACCGAAATCGACGTTGCCCGTGACCAGGACGCCGCCCGTGATCTGGTGGCCCGCACCGGTCAGATGGCGGTGCCGGTGACCGACATCGACGGCCACCTGGTCATCGGCTTCGATCGTCGTCAATTGGAATATCATATCGCCCAGGCCCGGTCAGCCGCCCCCCGTTTCGGTGCTTCGGTGGCCGACGGGGAGAAACACACCGGTCAGCCGGGGGCTTTCGTCGGCGCGGTTCGTGCCGGACAGCCGGCGGCGCTGGCCGGGCTGAAACCGGGTGATGTCATTACCGCCATCGACGCCGTCAGCATCGGCAATTCCGCCGACCTCACCCGCGCTCTGTCCGGTCTGCAACAGGGGGCCAGGGTGCGTATTTCCTTCATCCGGGACGGTCAGTCCCGGCAGGCCGAAGGCCGGCTCTAG
- a CDS encoding two component transcriptional regulator, LuxR family (KEGG: cai:Caci_2656 two component transcriptional regulator, LuxR family~PFAM: regulatory protein LuxR; response regulator receiver~SMART: regulatory protein LuxR; response regulator receiver) — protein sequence MVNKQNLEQESLKVLMIGFNPVVREGLQAIIAKDPLITLVDDAPDERQALQYIKSARDRGKPVDVVLTETRNGKIDGVQVTRLIKDKFPEVAVLVLTENLNDSYVIDAIHAGAGGYLFLKDTTPDALTKNIHRVIEGDAQVSTVLLRAAVENLLQNGRKTLAERTAEAAHLTAREVDVLRLMGNGDSNKEISSSLNITLDTVKKHIRNVIDKLQARSRTHASIIAAQAGITGNPLTPIIEPEAESDS from the coding sequence ATGGTGAACAAACAGAATCTGGAACAGGAATCCTTGAAAGTATTGATGATTGGTTTCAATCCGGTGGTTCGTGAAGGTTTACAGGCTATCATCGCCAAAGACCCTCTGATTACCCTGGTTGACGACGCCCCGGACGAACGTCAGGCGTTGCAGTATATTAAGTCGGCCCGTGACCGTGGTAAACCTGTCGATGTCGTCCTGACCGAAACCAGGAATGGCAAAATTGATGGCGTTCAGGTTACCAGGCTGATTAAGGATAAATTTCCGGAAGTGGCCGTCCTGGTTCTGACAGAAAACCTCAACGATTCTTACGTCATTGATGCTATTCATGCCGGTGCGGGCGGCTATCTTTTTCTCAAAGACACGACCCCGGATGCTTTGACAAAAAATATTCATAGAGTAATCGAGGGGGATGCCCAGGTTTCGACCGTATTGTTGCGCGCCGCGGTGGAAAATCTATTGCAAAACGGCCGCAAAACTCTGGCTGAACGCACTGCTGAGGCGGCTCATCTCACGGCCAGGGAAGTGGATGTACTCAGACTTATGGGTAACGGAGATTCCAACAAGGAAATATCATCCAGTCTGAATATAACGCTTGATACTGTGAAAAAGCATATTCGTAATGTTATTGATAAGCTGCAGGCCCGCAGTAGAACCCATGCATCCATTATTGCAGCGCAAGCCGGCATTACCGGCAACCCACTTACTCCGATAATAGAACCAGAAGCGGAATCCGATTCTTGA
- a CDS encoding hypothetical protein (KEGG: aco:Amico_0189 putative cytoplasmic protein) — protein sequence MNLLLREDLLSLLRNTETPAVSLYLATHRAGDTDAEPIRWRHLLDEAESRLTAAGLRAPVAREMLAEPRKFVNDALFWRYQEEGMVCFITPSSFRYFALPFAVPDMAVVGERFHVRPLLPSLESNGIYYLLTLSLNSVALFQCRRRTGRDIPLPEGVHNVAEANRHDDSEKPLQYHTVGKGPAVFHGQADPGDFNDTHVTLFLQKLCRELEKLLAGERAPLVVAGVENIRARFARECRYPNILPQGVEGNPDRMTPEKLRAAAWDTASAHFDRLRRERVTAWVESSVPGLAVNGAAPVALSAEEGRVSALFLAVDADVRGVLDRENRRVLPGDGPEAVDLVEYAVAQTLLHDGEVFVLTPEELPGLEDMAASLRY from the coding sequence ATGAATCTGTTACTTCGTGAAGACCTGTTGTCGCTGTTGCGAAACACCGAAACACCGGCGGTGTCGCTGTACCTGGCCACCCACCGTGCCGGGGATACCGACGCCGAACCCATCAGGTGGCGTCACCTGCTCGATGAGGCGGAGTCCCGGCTGACCGCCGCCGGTCTGAGAGCCCCGGTAGCCCGTGAAATGCTGGCCGAGCCGCGGAAGTTCGTCAACGATGCCCTTTTCTGGCGTTATCAGGAAGAGGGTATGGTCTGCTTCATCACCCCGTCATCTTTCCGTTATTTCGCTCTGCCATTTGCCGTGCCTGATATGGCTGTCGTCGGGGAGCGTTTCCACGTTCGGCCGCTTCTGCCGTCGCTGGAGAGCAACGGTATCTACTATTTGCTAACGCTGAGCCTGAACAGCGTCGCTCTGTTCCAGTGCCGCCGCCGGACCGGCCGCGATATCCCCCTGCCCGAAGGTGTCCACAATGTCGCCGAGGCTAACCGACACGATGACTCGGAAAAACCCCTGCAGTATCATACTGTCGGCAAAGGTCCGGCTGTTTTCCACGGCCAGGCCGACCCGGGTGACTTCAACGACACTCACGTCACCTTGTTCCTGCAGAAGCTCTGCCGGGAACTGGAAAAACTGCTGGCGGGTGAGCGGGCGCCGCTGGTGGTGGCCGGGGTTGAAAATATACGCGCTCGCTTTGCCCGTGAATGTCGTTACCCCAATATCCTGCCGCAGGGCGTGGAGGGAAATCCCGACCGCATGACCCCGGAAAAACTGCGTGCCGCGGCCTGGGATACAGCCTCTGCCCATTTCGACCGCCTCCGCCGGGAGAGGGTCACCGCCTGGGTCGAAAGCTCGGTCCCCGGTCTGGCCGTCAACGGAGCCGCGCCGGTTGCCCTGTCAGCCGAGGAAGGGCGGGTGTCCGCCCTTTTCCTGGCCGTTGATGCCGACGTCCGGGGTGTTCTTGACCGGGAGAACCGCCGGGTACTGCCGGGCGATGGCCCGGAAGCTGTAGACCTGGTCGAATACGCCGTGGCCCAGACGCTCCTCCATGACGGCGAGGTCTTCGTCCTGACGCCGGAGGAACTGCCCGGCCTGGAGGACATGGCGGCCTCGCTCCGTTACTGA
- a CDS encoding carbohydrate kinase, YjeF related protein (KEGG: hbu:Hbut_0933 hypothetical protein~TIGRFAM: carbohydrate kinase, YjeF related protein~PFAM: YjeF-family domain protein), which produces MALKFTTAEGQAITPITVPVMREIDRLAVQETGPNLYQMMENAGRNLAELTLTLLGESRNGSRVLVLAGTGGNGGGGLCAGRHLANHGLAVDYTLGDRDGLSEVTGRQLSLLELAGGREVDPVSPETGEADIVLDALIGYSLLGAPSGRSAELIRWLNAGNSRIISLDVPSGVDADSGLTPGEYVRPQTTLTLAWPKTGLLPRLTGELWLGDLGIPPAVYTRAGLKNFRSPFIAGYLVRLTASEQ; this is translated from the coding sequence ATGGCTTTGAAATTCACCACCGCCGAAGGCCAGGCAATAACCCCCATCACCGTCCCGGTCATGCGGGAGATAGACCGGCTGGCGGTTCAGGAAACCGGGCCTAACCTCTACCAGATGATGGAAAACGCCGGACGCAACCTGGCGGAGCTGACGCTGACGCTTCTGGGCGAAAGCCGGAACGGCTCCCGGGTGCTGGTGCTGGCCGGTACCGGCGGCAACGGCGGTGGCGGACTGTGCGCCGGCCGCCACTTGGCCAACCACGGCCTGGCTGTGGATTACACTTTGGGTGACCGGGATGGTCTGTCGGAAGTCACCGGCCGCCAGCTGTCTCTGCTGGAACTGGCCGGCGGCCGGGAAGTCGACCCTGTCTCACCGGAAACTGGTGAAGCGGATATAGTTCTCGACGCCCTCATCGGTTACAGCCTGCTGGGGGCGCCGTCCGGCCGGTCAGCCGAACTCATCCGGTGGCTGAACGCCGGCAACAGCCGGATAATCTCCCTGGACGTACCCTCCGGTGTCGATGCCGATTCCGGTCTGACACCGGGTGAATACGTCCGGCCTCAAACCACGCTGACGCTGGCCTGGCCTAAAACCGGGCTGTTGCCGCGCCTGACCGGTGAGCTGTGGTTGGGCGACCTCGGCATCCCTCCGGCGGTCTATACCCGGGCCGGTCTGAAAAACTTCCGGTCGCCCTTTATTGCCGGTTATCTGGTACGGCTTACCGCCTCGGAACAATAA